One window of Chloroflexus aggregans DSM 9485 genomic DNA carries:
- a CDS encoding NADH-quinone oxidoreductase subunit N: MFQLADIPRLLPEILLLVLALLVLGSDILERWGRTPEAQQERVKSSASLTAIGLGMVFVVALLQSGYVYQLPETAPVNFFTNLIRNLQGGGPRDDAIAGVFVADHLTMVSRLLIIGAAFLTSLLCTDVRPNAHPGEFYALIIFATLGMCLMVGANEFLLAYLAIELTSIPLYLLAGYFHNDARSAESGLKYFLFGAVSSAILLYGMSLAFGAALNGVSGVTNFNDLTRFDRIGAFTASGGSITLAMLFIVAGMGYKLAIVPFHGWSPDVYEGAPTPITAFISTASKAAGFILLFRLLTKTFPAIVGAPVFGDEAGGWTGVLAVLALLTVVIGNLAALPQTNAKRLLAYSSIAHAGFVVLGLLAWAAAQTFDREQGLVALLYYLIIYSLTNLGAFGALALIGHQTGGDDFDHLRGLSRRNLPLALLFTVCILSLAGIPPLGGFFAKFYIFMAGWQSGATWLVIIAVITTIISLYYYLRLLKVMFIEPAIDPTPVTMPRGIAAALGIAVVGVLVLGVFPNVILSVLERV, encoded by the coding sequence ATGTTTCAACTGGCCGACATCCCGCGTCTCTTGCCGGAGATACTGTTGTTGGTACTAGCTCTGTTGGTGCTAGGATCTGACATCCTTGAACGGTGGGGACGCACGCCGGAAGCGCAACAAGAGCGGGTTAAGTCATCGGCGTCGCTGACGGCTATAGGGTTGGGTATGGTGTTTGTTGTCGCTCTCTTGCAGAGCGGTTACGTCTACCAATTGCCGGAGACAGCGCCGGTTAACTTCTTCACCAATCTGATCCGTAATTTACAAGGTGGTGGGCCACGTGATGATGCGATTGCCGGTGTCTTTGTCGCCGATCATCTGACAATGGTGTCACGCCTGCTCATTATTGGTGCTGCTTTTCTGACGAGTTTGCTCTGCACCGATGTGCGGCCAAATGCGCATCCGGGTGAATTTTATGCTCTGATTATCTTTGCTACGCTTGGTATGTGCTTGATGGTCGGGGCAAATGAATTTCTGCTGGCTTATCTGGCAATCGAGCTGACCTCTATCCCGTTGTATCTGTTGGCGGGTTACTTCCACAATGATGCACGGTCGGCAGAGTCAGGTTTGAAATACTTCTTGTTTGGGGCTGTTTCATCGGCAATCTTGTTGTATGGGATGAGTCTGGCATTTGGTGCGGCGCTGAACGGCGTGAGTGGAGTGACCAATTTCAATGATCTGACCCGGTTTGATCGGATTGGTGCTTTTACGGCTAGTGGTGGCTCGATAACCCTGGCGATGCTCTTCATCGTAGCGGGGATGGGCTATAAGTTGGCGATCGTTCCCTTCCATGGGTGGTCGCCTGATGTGTACGAAGGCGCACCAACGCCGATTACGGCCTTTATCTCGACGGCGTCGAAGGCGGCAGGGTTTATTCTGCTGTTCCGTCTGTTGACGAAGACGTTCCCGGCAATTGTTGGCGCGCCGGTGTTTGGAGATGAAGCCGGTGGTTGGACGGGGGTGTTGGCGGTGCTGGCCTTGCTGACGGTTGTGATCGGGAATTTGGCGGCATTGCCACAGACGAACGCAAAGCGACTGCTGGCCTATTCGAGCATTGCGCACGCCGGATTTGTTGTACTGGGATTGCTCGCGTGGGCGGCGGCGCAAACCTTCGACCGTGAGCAAGGGTTGGTGGCGTTGCTGTATTACTTGATCATCTATAGCCTGACGAATTTGGGTGCGTTCGGTGCGTTAGCCTTGATCGGTCACCAGACCGGGGGTGATGATTTTGACCACCTGCGTGGTCTCTCGCGCCGTAACTTACCGCTGGCACTGCTGTTTACCGTCTGTATTCTCTCGCTGGCCGGTATTCCGCCGCTTGGTGGTTTCTTCGCTAAGTTCTACATCTTTATGGCGGGTTGGCAGAGTGGGGCGACGTGGCTGGTGATTATTGCCGTGATTACCACCATCATCAGTTTGTACTATTATCTGCGTTTGCTGAAGGTGATGTTTATCGAGCCGGCAATTGATCCGACACCGGTTACAATGCCACGAGGTATTGCGGCAGCATTAGGTATCGCTGTGGTGGGCGTGTTGGTGTTGGGTGTTTTCCCTAATGTGATCTTGAGTGTCTTAGAACGGGTGTGA
- a CDS encoding complex I subunit 4 family protein produces MGLITLAADVPWLSLIWLSMLIPAVIIAFIPDRYPDVMRIVGTGFALLSLILSLLVFLAYDPVKGGFQFVEQLDWIPQLGISYLLGADGISLPMLLLNGIVIFTGALMSWNIEERTKEYWVWLLLLTTGVYGVFSALDLFLFFVFYELAVLPMYLLIGIWGSTRKEYGAMKLTLFLMAGSALVIIGMIGLYFGSGLRTFNMLVLAEQGFIAGDLQRLLFPALFIGFGVLAGMFPFHTWSPTGHVAAPTAVSMLHAGVLMKLGAYGCLRAAMWLMPVGARDWLPIIVIFTIFNVVYGASIAMVQRDAKFIIGYSSVSHMGLVVMALASGTQIALMGAVLQMFAHGIMTALFFAVVGRMIYDRTHTRQLPELGGLGRVMPFAVTMFILGGLSSMGMPGLAGFWAEFNIFIGVWERYPLVAVIAALSIPITGAYILRAVWSVFYDEVKNPEFLHLPKLTWQEYSGALILAVVLVGLGLYPSWMTELIDTAVRPLAARLSEVAVAFR; encoded by the coding sequence ATGGGGCTGATAACGCTTGCCGCTGATGTGCCGTGGCTGAGCTTGATCTGGCTCAGTATGTTGATTCCGGCCGTCATTATCGCTTTCATTCCAGACCGTTACCCGGATGTGATGCGCATTGTCGGGACCGGCTTTGCACTGCTTTCGCTGATCTTGTCACTGCTGGTCTTTTTGGCTTACGATCCGGTCAAAGGCGGCTTCCAGTTTGTTGAACAGCTCGACTGGATTCCCCAGCTCGGTATAAGCTATTTGCTCGGCGCCGACGGGATTAGTTTGCCGATGCTGTTGCTCAACGGTATCGTTATTTTTACCGGTGCGCTGATGAGTTGGAATATTGAAGAGCGCACTAAGGAGTATTGGGTTTGGTTGTTGTTACTCACTACCGGTGTGTATGGCGTGTTTAGTGCGCTCGACCTCTTTCTCTTCTTTGTCTTCTACGAATTGGCCGTCTTGCCGATGTATTTGCTGATCGGTATTTGGGGCAGTACGCGCAAAGAATACGGTGCGATGAAGCTGACCCTCTTTCTGATGGCCGGTAGCGCATTGGTTATCATTGGTATGATCGGCCTGTACTTCGGCAGCGGTTTGCGCACGTTTAATATGCTGGTACTGGCCGAACAGGGTTTCATTGCCGGTGATCTGCAACGGTTACTCTTCCCGGCACTGTTTATCGGGTTTGGCGTGCTGGCCGGTATGTTCCCCTTTCATACGTGGAGTCCGACCGGTCACGTGGCGGCACCGACGGCGGTGAGTATGTTGCACGCCGGCGTGTTGATGAAGCTCGGTGCGTATGGTTGTCTGCGGGCGGCGATGTGGTTGATGCCGGTGGGTGCCCGTGATTGGTTGCCGATTATCGTGATCTTCACCATCTTTAACGTCGTGTACGGTGCCAGTATTGCGATGGTGCAGCGCGATGCTAAGTTTATCATTGGCTACTCGTCGGTAAGCCATATGGGTCTGGTGGTGATGGCGCTCGCTTCCGGTACGCAAATTGCTCTGATGGGTGCCGTCTTGCAGATGTTTGCTCACGGAATTATGACGGCGCTCTTCTTTGCGGTGGTGGGCCGGATGATTTACGACCGTACCCATACCCGCCAGTTGCCGGAGTTGGGTGGTTTGGGTCGGGTGATGCCGTTTGCCGTGACTATGTTCATTCTCGGTGGGCTTTCGTCGATGGGTATGCCGGGATTGGCCGGTTTCTGGGCCGAGTTCAATATTTTCATCGGAGTCTGGGAGCGGTATCCGTTGGTAGCGGTGATCGCTGCCCTGAGTATTCCGATTACCGGGGCGTATATTCTACGTGCGGTGTGGTCGGTTTTCTACGATGAGGTTAAGAACCCGGAGTTTTTGCATCTGCCGAAGCTGACGTGGCAGGAGTATAGCGGTGCTCTGATCTTGGCTGTGGTGTTGGTGGGGTTGGGTTTGTACCCGTCGTGGATGACGGAGTTAATCGATACGGCGGTGCGTCCGTTGGCTGCGCGGTTGAGTGAGGTGGCGGTGGCATTCAGGTAG
- a CDS encoding complex I subunit 4 family protein: MNLPEYLVPAADGVPWLTLLVLSPLVGIALIGLAWLMKLDERTVKAGVLAWTGVPLLLAGLIWARFDPQAVASGQGVVQLVERVPWIQAVRVDYFLGVDGLSMPLVLLTAVMTPVAVVASWRVSERVHAHLALLLLLEAAMLGYFVALDFFFFFIFWEFSLVPAFFLIQNWGREQRRYAAFKFFVYTMAGSLGMLLLFQVIYLAMRQAGYPTFDLIALGRLGQGLPVEGVTGNLRDILFAYLDQLGVTNVLGRYPLLYNSIAMWAIFIAFAIKLAVWPFHTWLPDAYAEGPTAASILLSAVMSKMGAYGMLRLLLPFTPDAAQYFAPALAALAVVGVVAGAFGALGQVDGDVKRLIGYTSINHMGYVMLAIAGAAAAGEAGIDARTSAINGALVQMVAHGLSTGALFYLAGALHERTGRWELSGLGGLRTGAPTFAGVMGIALFANLGLPGLAGFVGEFFIFRGAWATLPFFTALAVVGLVVTALALLLMFQRIFLGPAVGMPRTITDLRPQEFWTMAPILALSLAIGVYPGPLMALGNAAATQLVAIFTRVLAG; this comes from the coding sequence ATGAATCTGCCGGAGTATCTCGTTCCTGCCGCCGATGGTGTGCCGTGGTTGACGCTACTGGTGTTGTCGCCATTGGTTGGGATCGCGCTAATCGGTTTGGCGTGGTTGATGAAGCTCGATGAACGGACGGTCAAAGCGGGGGTACTGGCGTGGACGGGGGTGCCGTTGCTCTTGGCCGGCTTGATCTGGGCACGGTTTGATCCGCAAGCGGTAGCGAGTGGGCAAGGTGTCGTACAGTTGGTTGAGCGAGTGCCGTGGATACAGGCGGTACGGGTTGATTACTTTCTCGGGGTTGACGGGCTGAGTATGCCCTTGGTATTGCTGACGGCAGTGATGACGCCGGTGGCAGTCGTTGCGAGTTGGCGCGTAAGTGAGCGGGTGCATGCTCATTTGGCGTTACTGCTATTGCTCGAGGCGGCGATGCTGGGCTACTTCGTCGCGCTCGATTTCTTCTTCTTCTTCATCTTCTGGGAGTTTAGTCTAGTACCGGCCTTTTTCTTAATCCAAAACTGGGGGCGTGAACAGCGTCGCTATGCTGCCTTTAAGTTCTTTGTGTATACGATGGCCGGCTCGCTGGGCATGTTGTTACTCTTCCAGGTGATATATCTGGCAATGCGGCAGGCCGGTTATCCGACCTTCGACCTGATCGCGCTCGGACGGTTGGGTCAGGGCTTGCCGGTCGAGGGGGTAACCGGTAACTTGCGAGATATTCTCTTTGCCTATCTCGACCAGCTTGGGGTAACGAATGTGCTTGGTCGTTATCCACTGCTTTACAACAGCATTGCGATGTGGGCCATCTTTATCGCCTTCGCCATCAAGCTTGCCGTTTGGCCGTTCCACACGTGGCTCCCCGATGCCTATGCCGAAGGGCCGACTGCGGCCAGTATTCTACTTTCGGCGGTGATGAGCAAGATGGGAGCGTATGGTATGCTGCGGCTCCTGCTCCCCTTTACGCCCGATGCAGCCCAATACTTTGCTCCAGCGCTGGCTGCGTTGGCGGTAGTGGGCGTTGTAGCAGGTGCCTTCGGTGCGTTGGGGCAGGTCGACGGCGACGTAAAGCGATTGATCGGCTATACGTCGATCAACCACATGGGTTATGTGATGCTGGCGATTGCCGGCGCTGCCGCAGCGGGTGAAGCGGGGATCGATGCGCGCACGAGTGCGATCAACGGTGCATTGGTTCAGATGGTAGCTCACGGTCTCAGTACCGGTGCGCTGTTCTACCTTGCCGGCGCGCTGCACGAGCGTACCGGTCGTTGGGAATTGAGTGGATTAGGTGGTTTGCGGACCGGTGCTCCGACCTTTGCCGGTGTGATGGGGATTGCCCTCTTCGCCAATCTTGGCTTGCCCGGTTTGGCCGGTTTTGTCGGCGAGTTCTTCATCTTCCGTGGCGCATGGGCGACGTTGCCTTTCTTTACCGCCCTGGCCGTGGTAGGGTTGGTTGTGACTGCACTTGCGCTGCTGTTGATGTTCCAGCGCATTTTTCTTGGTCCGGCTGTTGGGATGCCACGCACCATTACCGATCTGCGTCCGCAAGAGTTCTGGACGATGGCGCCGATTTTGGCCCTCTCGTTGGCAATCGGGGTGTATCCCGGCCCGCTGATGGCGTTGGGTAATGCCGCAGCCACGCAGTTGGTGGCGATCTTTACGCGAGTACTGGCAGGATGA
- the nuoL gene encoding NADH-quinone oxidoreductase subunit L, with product MAFFLQNAWLIPLLPLVASAIITLTPIRRQAMASAWLATGLMMGATVLALGLLAAVAGGWAFHDGQLVQLAGHHGEHGAFAFPEPNVVQRWAWAPTGDTVLQMGIYIDGAAAAMLAMVTIASTCIHLFSIGYMASHPRQSRFFSFIALFTAAMLLMSMADNLLLFFMAWEIMGLCSYLLIGFFYERPSAARAAVKAFITTRIGDVLLLLGIVYLYAQAGGIFFGNEEGGIFFPPLLERLATETGTLGLSHAAGIALLIFGGTVGKSAQFPLHVWLPDAMEGPTPVSALIHAATMVAAGVFLVARTFPIFTADPTSLGVVAFIGAFTALFAATIALAQFDIKRILAYSTLSQLGFMVAALGVGGWVAAMFHLITHAFFKALLFLGSGSIIHAMEEQPAIKRIHHTDEYAAQQTAQDIRNMGGLRTRLPWTFWTYTAGYLALAGIVPFAGFWSKDEILLDAFKHNLAVYLTLSAAAFLTAVYMTRQWWLVFFGEYRGAHPVVFVNPDASLTHAAHDHGSAHHPDDHDDHGEHWHEDPRMIAPLVILASFALTAGALNLPFDGPFGHRLATLWGQEAAKLDPIVAGLSLLIALAGIAVGWYGYRSAFARADERDPLEVRAPALFAVLHTKYRIDELYAATFGRLTASLAAAWALLDRRLIDGLVDGVGRFTFGLGKVNFIIDDTLLNDGPDGLASGTQGSGRQARRLQTGKAQDYLIYVFSGLLALVVFWLYVVGR from the coding sequence ATGGCATTTTTTCTACAGAATGCTTGGCTGATTCCACTGTTGCCGTTAGTGGCAAGTGCCATTATTACGCTGACCCCGATACGGCGCCAAGCGATGGCCAGTGCCTGGTTGGCGACCGGGCTGATGATGGGAGCGACCGTGCTGGCCTTGGGATTATTGGCTGCGGTGGCCGGTGGTTGGGCCTTCCATGATGGTCAACTGGTGCAACTAGCCGGACACCACGGTGAACACGGCGCATTTGCGTTTCCCGAACCGAATGTGGTGCAGCGATGGGCGTGGGCGCCGACCGGTGATACGGTGTTGCAGATGGGCATCTACATCGATGGGGCGGCAGCGGCAATGTTAGCGATGGTCACCATTGCTTCGACGTGTATTCACCTCTTCTCCATCGGCTATATGGCCTCTCATCCCCGTCAGAGTCGCTTCTTTAGCTTTATCGCGCTCTTTACGGCGGCAATGCTGCTGATGAGCATGGCCGATAATCTCCTCCTCTTCTTTATGGCGTGGGAGATCATGGGTCTCTGCTCATATCTGTTGATCGGTTTTTTCTATGAGCGACCCAGTGCTGCCCGCGCGGCGGTGAAAGCATTTATCACGACGCGCATCGGTGATGTGTTACTCTTGCTCGGTATTGTCTATCTCTATGCCCAAGCCGGTGGAATCTTCTTCGGCAATGAGGAGGGGGGCATCTTCTTTCCACCACTCCTCGAACGGTTGGCGACCGAAACCGGTACCCTTGGTTTGAGCCATGCTGCCGGGATTGCGCTCTTGATCTTTGGCGGTACGGTCGGTAAGTCGGCCCAATTCCCGCTCCACGTCTGGTTACCCGACGCAATGGAAGGTCCGACGCCGGTGTCAGCCCTCATTCACGCGGCGACGATGGTGGCCGCCGGTGTATTTCTGGTTGCACGCACGTTTCCCATTTTTACTGCCGATCCGACGTCGTTGGGAGTAGTAGCCTTTATCGGGGCATTTACCGCGCTCTTTGCGGCGACGATTGCACTGGCGCAGTTTGATATTAAGCGTATTCTGGCCTATAGTACGCTCTCGCAGCTCGGATTTATGGTGGCGGCACTTGGTGTGGGTGGCTGGGTCGCGGCAATGTTCCACCTGATTACCCATGCGTTCTTCAAGGCTCTGCTCTTTCTTGGGTCGGGTTCGATTATTCACGCAATGGAGGAGCAACCGGCAATAAAGCGTATCCATCACACCGATGAGTATGCCGCTCAGCAGACGGCGCAAGACATTCGCAATATGGGTGGGCTACGCACCCGCTTGCCGTGGACGTTCTGGACGTATACTGCCGGTTATCTGGCGCTGGCCGGTATCGTGCCGTTTGCCGGTTTCTGGAGTAAAGATGAAATTTTGCTGGACGCCTTCAAGCACAATCTGGCCGTCTATCTGACCCTGAGTGCAGCCGCGTTTCTGACCGCAGTGTACATGACTCGCCAGTGGTGGTTGGTCTTCTTCGGCGAGTATCGTGGTGCGCATCCGGTGGTGTTTGTCAATCCTGATGCGTCGTTAACCCACGCCGCTCATGATCATGGCTCTGCTCATCATCCAGATGATCACGATGATCACGGTGAACATTGGCATGAAGATCCGCGAATGATTGCCCCACTGGTTATTTTGGCGAGTTTTGCACTTACTGCCGGTGCATTGAATCTGCCGTTCGATGGCCCGTTTGGTCACCGGCTGGCAACGCTATGGGGGCAAGAGGCGGCGAAGCTTGATCCGATCGTGGCCGGTCTCTCGTTGTTGATTGCGCTGGCCGGGATCGCCGTAGGTTGGTATGGCTATCGCAGTGCCTTTGCGCGCGCCGATGAACGCGATCCGCTTGAAGTACGTGCCCCTGCGCTGTTTGCTGTCCTACATACGAAATATCGGATCGATGAACTGTATGCAGCAACCTTTGGTCGGTTGACAGCCAGCCTTGCTGCTGCATGGGCATTGCTCGACCGGCGGCTCATTGATGGGCTTGTTGATGGCGTAGGTCGGTTTACCTTTGGTTTGGGTAAGGTCAATTTCATCATTGACGATACGTTGCTCAATGATGGACCGGACGGACTGGCGAGTGGTACGCAGGGGAGTGGCCGTCAGGCGCGTCGGTTGCAGACCGGTAAAGCGCAAGATTATCTGATCTATGTCTTTAGTGGTCTGCTGGCGCTGGTTGTGTTCTGGCTGTATGTAGTTGGACGATAG
- the nuoK gene encoding NADH-quinone oxidoreductase subunit NuoK has protein sequence MLNAVPLPAVLTLAAALFCIGLFGALSRRNLIGVLMGVELMLNSVNINLVAFWRYFEPRYITGQTFAIFIIAVAAAEAAVGLAMVIAVYRHYVTVNADEVDRLRG, from the coding sequence ATGCTGAACGCAGTGCCATTGCCGGCGGTGCTAACGCTGGCCGCCGCACTATTCTGCATTGGGTTATTTGGAGCGCTGTCGCGGCGTAATCTGATAGGTGTGTTGATGGGGGTTGAGCTAATGCTCAATTCCGTCAATATTAACCTGGTTGCGTTTTGGCGTTATTTTGAGCCACGCTATATTACCGGCCAGACCTTTGCGATTTTTATTATTGCAGTGGCTGCCGCTGAAGCGGCCGTGGGGTTGGCGATGGTTATTGCTGTCTATCGCCATTATGTGACGGTCAATGCCGATGAAGTTGATCGATTGCGCGGCTAA
- a CDS encoding NADH-quinone oxidoreductase subunit J family protein — MEVVVQIVFGIIALFILVAAVMVVSVRNVIHSALWLIACFFGVGALYMLLQAEFLAVVQVLVYVGAVSVLILFAIMLTRQISGEGVRQLTTRWPIVLAISVLLFATVMAPTLINQQWNVPPAPPLGTPEPIAGPAELGRGFVNEFLLQFQVVGVLLTVALIGAIVIAFEERARRRRVLTLAEELELKRLRAGATQPPLPEPVEAEPVARETRPANEV; from the coding sequence ATGGAAGTCGTTGTGCAAATTGTGTTTGGGATCATCGCCCTCTTCATTCTGGTTGCAGCAGTGATGGTTGTGTCAGTGCGGAATGTTATCCATTCGGCACTGTGGCTGATCGCTTGTTTTTTTGGTGTCGGCGCACTGTACATGCTGCTTCAAGCCGAATTTTTGGCCGTTGTACAGGTATTGGTCTATGTCGGTGCCGTGTCGGTGCTGATCCTCTTTGCGATCATGCTGACCCGCCAGATCAGTGGTGAAGGGGTGCGCCAACTTACGACGCGCTGGCCGATTGTATTGGCGATCTCCGTCTTACTCTTTGCGACGGTTATGGCGCCGACTCTTATCAACCAGCAGTGGAATGTGCCGCCTGCACCGCCATTAGGGACGCCTGAACCAATTGCCGGACCGGCTGAGTTGGGGCGTGGCTTTGTCAATGAGTTTTTGCTCCAATTCCAGGTTGTCGGTGTGTTGTTGACGGTAGCGCTGATCGGAGCCATCGTGATCGCTTTTGAAGAGCGGGCGCGACGGCGGCGTGTACTAACGTTAGCTGAAGAGTTGGAATTGAAGCGTTTGCGGGCGGGAGCTACCCAACCACCGCTTCCCGAACCGGTTGAAGCTGAGCCGGTAGCACGCGAGACACGTCCGGCGAATGAGGTGTGA
- the nuoH gene encoding NADH-quinone oxidoreductase subunit NuoH encodes MYDILAALINGTFGWGWPEWVLRLLSYILIVTIVLIVAPLQMLFFTYYERRVIARMQDRIGPNRVGPEGIWQPIADGVKMFTKEDIVPQAADRIVHFLAPCVVVAPTVLMFAVVPWGPGMTPVDLPTGLLFFFAVSSISAVGLMMAGWASNNKFSLLGAMRAVAQMVSYEIPAVLSLIAIVIIVGSLSLNEIIAYQSGLLISNRDLPGIPDLGLGWFVFTPVGFVAFIAFFIAALAEGERTPFDIPEADSEIVAGYMTEYSGMKFGLFYLAQYVLNFLLCAITAIIFFGGWQGPGVNWLYAQAITPANPNGNGVFNVLAGVLGVFYFLLKTYVFFFVMVWLRGAFPRLRIDQLMDFGWKFLIPLTLANLFCAALWVAFIRWGPAEGMLITAGWSPVLRWLAAFVVTLAINLGVYLWLTQVYAASQAERRRAELEELSAAV; translated from the coding sequence ATGTACGATATACTTGCCGCCTTGATCAACGGTACGTTTGGCTGGGGATGGCCAGAGTGGGTATTGCGCCTGCTAAGCTACATCTTGATCGTCACCATTGTATTGATCGTTGCGCCACTGCAGATGCTCTTCTTTACCTACTATGAGCGTCGCGTCATTGCGCGCATGCAGGATCGGATCGGTCCTAACCGTGTTGGCCCCGAAGGCATCTGGCAGCCAATCGCCGATGGCGTCAAGATGTTTACCAAAGAAGACATCGTGCCCCAAGCCGCCGATCGGATCGTGCATTTTCTCGCCCCGTGTGTGGTTGTTGCCCCAACTGTCCTAATGTTCGCAGTCGTGCCCTGGGGACCGGGGATGACGCCGGTCGATCTGCCAACCGGTTTGCTCTTCTTCTTTGCTGTGTCGTCGATTAGCGCAGTCGGACTGATGATGGCCGGTTGGGCCAGTAATAACAAGTTCTCACTCCTTGGGGCTATGCGGGCGGTGGCACAGATGGTATCGTATGAAATACCGGCGGTGCTATCGTTAATTGCCATCGTCATTATTGTCGGCTCGCTCTCGCTAAATGAGATCATTGCCTACCAGTCGGGATTATTGATCAGCAATCGTGATCTACCCGGCATCCCCGATCTTGGCCTCGGTTGGTTTGTCTTTACGCCGGTTGGGTTCGTAGCCTTTATCGCATTCTTTATTGCCGCACTGGCTGAAGGTGAACGCACCCCCTTTGATATTCCCGAAGCCGACTCAGAAATCGTTGCCGGCTATATGACCGAATATAGTGGCATGAAGTTCGGCCTGTTCTACCTCGCTCAGTATGTGTTGAATTTCCTACTTTGTGCGATTACGGCGATCATCTTCTTTGGAGGCTGGCAGGGACCGGGAGTCAACTGGTTGTACGCGCAAGCGATAACGCCGGCAAACCCTAATGGTAACGGTGTGTTTAACGTTTTAGCCGGTGTGTTGGGCGTCTTTTACTTCCTGCTCAAGACCTACGTCTTCTTCTTCGTTATGGTCTGGTTGCGTGGTGCATTCCCGCGCTTGCGTATTGACCAGTTGATGGATTTCGGCTGGAAGTTCCTCATTCCCCTCACGCTGGCTAACCTCTTTTGTGCTGCGCTGTGGGTCGCATTTATTCGCTGGGGGCCGGCAGAAGGAATGCTGATCACAGCCGGGTGGTCGCCGGTACTGCGCTGGCTGGCAGCGTTTGTGGTCACGCTGGCGATCAATCTTGGAGTCTATCTGTGGTTGACACAGGTCTATGCGGCGTCACAGGCCGAACGGCGTCGGGCCGAGCTGGAAGAGCTGAGTGCGGCAGTGTAA
- a CDS encoding 4Fe-4S dicluster domain-containing protein — translation MTVPPFEIEIPHGRVIEVQRDDTRVRRGGGLLRGMAVIWKHWKESFKLNRSYSQIHGTFTIQYPEERARIPETYRNMPILLYDDETGHELCTSCFQCERICPPQVIHMTQAKDPATGKPVPAVAEFIIEYDACMSCGFCAEVCPFDAIKMDHEFELSTDDHARLTVHKEQLNRPISYYAKIAPTMWAEVRESALKKLQGNIRRRPDVIGIAPHLTERIAARRAELAAQAAQTTPVAPSDQATPPTTEGRKLTPEEKAAKLAAIRAAKGAQAGDGASPATESAPPTDKAAKLAAIRAANAAKRAAAGESTTPAATEPPAAPPTDKAAKLAAIRAANAAKRAAAGESTTPAATEPPAAPPTDKAARLAAIRAANAAKRAAAGESTTPAATEPPAEPSAAPPTDKAARLAAIRAANAAKKQQSGDESSS, via the coding sequence ATGACGGTACCTCCATTTGAGATAGAGATACCGCACGGGCGTGTGATAGAGGTGCAGCGTGATGATACGCGGGTGCGGCGCGGTGGTGGCTTGCTGCGTGGGATGGCCGTGATTTGGAAGCACTGGAAAGAGTCTTTTAAGCTCAACCGGAGCTATAGCCAGATCCACGGTACGTTTACTATTCAGTACCCAGAGGAACGGGCACGTATTCCCGAAACCTATCGCAACATGCCGATCCTCCTTTACGACGATGAGACCGGCCACGAACTCTGCACCTCATGTTTTCAATGTGAGCGAATTTGTCCGCCACAGGTAATCCATATGACGCAGGCGAAAGATCCGGCTACCGGTAAACCGGTGCCGGCAGTGGCGGAGTTCATTATCGAGTACGATGCCTGTATGAGTTGTGGTTTCTGCGCCGAAGTCTGTCCCTTCGACGCGATCAAGATGGATCACGAGTTTGAACTTTCAACTGACGATCACGCTCGGTTAACGGTGCATAAAGAGCAGCTCAATCGTCCGATCAGCTATTATGCCAAGATTGCACCTACAATGTGGGCTGAGGTGCGCGAAAGTGCGTTGAAGAAATTGCAAGGCAATATCCGTCGTCGCCCTGATGTGATCGGTATTGCACCTCACCTGACCGAACGGATTGCGGCGCGACGGGCTGAGTTGGCGGCACAAGCCGCCCAAACTACACCGGTAGCACCGTCAGATCAGGCAACACCACCGACGACAGAAGGTCGCAAGTTGACACCGGAAGAGAAGGCAGCCAAGCTAGCCGCTATCCGTGCCGCCAAGGGAGCGCAGGCCGGTGATGGCGCATCGCCGGCTACCGAATCTGCACCACCGACCGACAAAGCGGCGAAATTAGCTGCGATCCGAGCGGCCAATGCGGCGAAGCGGGCGGCAGCGGGCGAGTCGACGACACCTGCGGCGACGGAGCCTCCGGCGGCGCCACCGACCGACAAAGCAGCGAAATTAGCTGCGATCCGGGCGGCCAATGCGGCGAAGCGGGCGGCAGCGGGCGAGTCGACGACACCTGCGGCGACGGAGCCTCCGGCGGCGCCACCGACCGACAAAGCAGCGCGGCTGGCTGCGATCCGGGCGGCCAATGCGGCGAAGCGGGCGGCAGCGGGCGAGTCGACAACACCTGCGGCGACGGAGCCACCGGCGGAGCCTTCGGCGGCGCCACCGACCGACAAAGCAGCGCGGCTGGCTGCGATCCGGGCGGCCAATGCGGCGAAGAAACAACAATCGGGTGATGAATCATCATCGTAG